The Zymobacter palmae DNA window AAGAAGTCGTCGTGACGACCAATACGCTCGACGCCCAGCAGCCGCTGCCACAGCATCGCCATAGCCTGCTCTTCGTCATCAAACGGCGGCTCAAAAGCCGTCGCAGCCACCTGCATGTCCGGCTCGGGCAGCGCACGGCGATCCACCTTGCCATTGCGCGTCATCGGGAAGGCGGTCATCACCACCCATGCCGACGGCACCATGTAGTCCGGCAGATGCGCCATCGCGTAGGCCTGCAAAGCGGCCAGTGCGATATCATCGCCCTGCAGATAGGCGGCCAGTTGAGGTTCACCGCCCACATTCGTGCGCAGCATCACTAGCGCATCGCTGACGCCTGGACGGCCTCGCAACAGGCTTTCGATGTCGCCCGGTTCGATGCGGTAGCCTCGCAGCGTGATCTGATGATCACAGCGTCCCAGATACTCCAGCTGACCATCGCTGCGCTGGCGCACCATATCGCCCGTGCGATATAAGCGAGCGCCCTCCTGCTCAGCCAACACATCGGGCAAGAAGCGTTCAGCCGTCTGCGCAGGCAATCCGACATACCCACGTGACAGCGAATGCCCGCCGATGTACAGCTCGCCACTGATGCCCGGCGGCACCGGTTGGCCGTCGGCGTCCAGCACATAGAGAATGGCACCCGGTATGGGATGCCCAATGGGAGGAAGGTCAGGCCACTGTGTGGGGTCTTCCTGACAGCGCGCGGCACAGACGACATGGCTCTCGGCAGGACCGTACTGATTGAAGAGCTGCAGCTGAGGTGCCCGCGCAAACAGCGTGCGGATATCATCGTTGATGCGCAGTGCTTCACCGCTACAGATCACCTCACGCAGCGCTGGCGTCCAGCCGCATTCACAGCCCGCCTGCGCCAATGCGCGCAACAGTGCGGGCGGCAGGAAAGCCCGCTCGACACGCTGTTGATCGAAGAAGGCCATCAAGCGTGGCATGTCGAGCCTTACGGCTTCCGGCACGATGGCCAGCGTGCCACCGCTCGTCAGCGCGCTGAGCAGCTCTTGGCTGGCAACATCGAACCCGAACGCCGCAAACTGCGATGTAACCGTCGCGGGGTGCCGGTTCTGCCAGCGCATCAGATTGACCAACGGAGCATGTGGCATCGCGATGCCTTTCGGCTGCCCAGTAGACCCAGAGGTGTAGATCACATACGCCAGCTGATCGGGCGTTACCGTGACCGCAATGGGGACAGAAGATGCGGTGCGATAGCAGCACTCCTCGCCGCTTAGCAACAGCGTGTCCGCCCCACGGCCCAGAATTTGCTCACCCACGGCATCGACCAGTACCAGTGCGGCACCGCTGTCAGCGCGCATGGTAACCAAGCGCTCACGAGGATAACGAGTATCAAACGGCACATAAGCCGCCCCCGCCTTGAGTATCCCCAGCACCCCAATCGCCATGGCTTGGCTGCGCTCGACGCACAGCGCCACACGGTCTTCACCACCAACGCCGTGCGCCAGTAGCGTGCGGGCCAGCTGGTTGGCCTGCGCGTCCAGTTCGGCATACGTCAGCGACCCGTTTTCATCGACCACTGCCAGTGCCTCTGGATGCGCCGCGGCTTGGTCTTCAAACAACGCGTGCAGCGTGCTGTCGTCCACAGGTGCCGCGTCATCCGAGACCAAACCTGTACGGCCAGCGACGCTAGCGTCCTCAAGCAGCGGCAATGCCGCCACTGTTTGCTGAGGCGACATCACCATACCTTCCAATATCCGCATCCAGTACGCCGCCCAGCGTTCGATGGTGGTGCGTTCGAACAGCGCCGCGGCGTAATAGAGCGTGCCGTTGAGCTGTCCATCCTGTTCATGCAGCTCAAGGTTGAGGTCAAACTGCGAGGTTTCGATATCATTTTCCAGTGCTGACGTGCGTACGCCATCCAGCGCAGGCGTTGCATCCGGCAGGTTGTGCAGCGCCAGCATCACTTGGAACAGCGGGCTGTAGGCCAGGCTGCGGCGGGGAGCCACTGCCTCAACGACCTGCTCGAATGGCACGTCGGCGTGCTGCTGCGCCGCCAATGCGGCTTCTTTCAGCTGCGCCAACAGTGCAGGGGTATCCGGGGCATCGCTCAGGTCGACGCGCAGCGCCAGCGTATTGACGAACATGCCGATAAGCGGCTCGATTTCACGATGATGACGCGCCGCCACGGGCGTACCGATCACGATATCGTGCTGCCCAGACAAACGGCTCATCAGTACCGCCCACCCCGCCATCAACGTCATGAACAAGGTGCAGCCGCGCTGCTGGCTGAGGTGTTTAAGGCTATCGAGCAGTACGCCATTGACGGTGAAGGCCACATGGCCACCGTCATAGCACTGGCGAGAAGGATGCGGGTGATCGGTCGGCAACGTCAGGCGATCCGGCGCATTGCGCAGCTGTTCGACCCAGTACTGCTGCTGATGCAGCAACGCATCGCCACTCAGATGATGTTGCTGCCAAGCGGCATAGTCGATGTACTGCACGCTCAGCGGCGGCAGAGGGTCGGGCTGTCCGGCCACGAAAGCGTTGTAGAGCGCGCTCAGCTCGTTCACCAACAGACTGACCGACCATCGGCGATCACATGGTGCAGGGCCAAACGCAGCCAATAATGATCATCGGCAAAGTGCACCAGCTGACCACAGGCCAGCGGCCCTCGGGTCAGATCGAAGCTCGGAGTGAAAGGTGCCAGCTCAGCCCCCTCCGTGGCCGTGATGCGCGCCAGTGGGAAACCGTGGCACGCAGACGCCACGACCTGCACCGGGCCATCGGCGCGCGGTTCGATATGCGTCCGCAACGCCGCTTGGCGCGCAACGATAGCGTCCAGTGCGCGCTGCAACGCATTGACGTTCAGCTCGCCTTCCAGACACAACCCGCCGGAAATCACATAGGCCGCCTTAGCACCTTCATCCATCTGGGACAGAAACCATAAGCGCTGCTGTGCCAGCGATAGCGGTGCTTCATTACCCGAGGACAAGGGCAGGATCGGCGGCAGCGAAATCTGATCGGCCTGCGGCAGATGTTCGGCCAGCGCGCGCAACTCAGAATGAGCAAACAATAGCGCCAGTGGCAGGTCACGGTGCAGTTCATCGCGAACACGTGAAATTAGCTGTACCGCCAGCAGGGAATGACCGCCCAGCGCAAAGAAGTCGTCATGACGCCCGACACGCTCGACGCCCAGCAGCGTACACCACTGTTCGGCCAGAATTTCCTCAACCGGCCCTTGCGGTGCTTCATAGGCTCGATGAGGGAAAGCGTCTTCTCTTGGCTCAGGCAACGCGCGGCGATCCACCTTGCCATTCGCGGTCAGCGGCAGCGCAGGCAGCGTGACATAGGCGGCGGGTACCATGTAGTCCGGCAGGCGATCAGCCAGTGCCTTGCGCAGTACATTGGGCGATGCATCATCAAGAGACGTGGCCGTAACATAGGCCACAAGGCGGATGATGCCGTTGTGCACATGGGATACTACTGCGGCCTCTTCTATGCCGCCGCAGCTCATCAGTGCGGCTTCGATTTCACCCAGCTCAATACGGAAACCGCGAATTTTGACCTGAAAGTCATTGCGCCCGAGGTATTCCAACGTGCCATCGGTACGCCAACGGGCCAGATCGCCCGTACGGTACATGCGAGCGTCTTCGTCAGCCACGAACGGATCGGGCAGAAAGCGTTCGGCCGTTAACTCGGGCTGATGCAGATAGCCACGGGCGACCTGTGCCCCGCCCACGTACAGCTCGCCCACGACACCCATCGGCACCGGAGCACCGTGGACATCCAACAGATAGGCACGGGTATTGGCGATCGGCCGTCCGATATGCAGCACACTATCCGTTGCCGTGATGACACCCGATGTGGCTGCCACTGTATTTTCGGTGGGGCCATAGTTGTTGATCAACGCAAAAGCCACGGGATAGTCAGGGCGACGGACAAGTCGATCGCCGGCCACATGAAGCACACGCAACGTGTCGTGGGTCATACCGCGCGCAAAGGCCAGTTCGGCCACCGGAGTCGGCAGAAAGCTCACGTCCAGCGGCTGAGCCTGCCACCATGCCAGCAAGCGCTCAGGGTCACGCGCCTCGTCAGGGGCAGGTATCAACAGTTGAGCGCCCGTTACCAACGGCGGCCAGATTTCCCATGCTGAAGCATCGAACCCTACCCCTGCCACACAGGAAGCACGCTGTCCCGCCGACAGACCAAAGGTATGGTTGTGCCAGTACACAAGGTTGATGACCTGGCGGTGTTCGACCATGACCCCCTTCGGTTGACCGGTCGAACCCGAGGTGTAGATCACATAAGCCAGATGATGCGCGCCCAACCCCAGCGCGACAGGATCAGGGTCCTGCGTGGAACACTCCAGCCACGGCAGCTGCGGCGCGTCAATAACGGCCTGCGGCACGCGCTCGGCGAACGCCCCTAGCCGAGGCAACACGTCACTGGCCGTGATAATGGCCTGCGGTGCACAGTCTTGAAGCATGAAGTGCAGGCGTGCCTGCGGGTAAGCCGGATCGAATGGCACATAGGCTCCCCCTGCCTTCAGTACCGCCAGCAGTGCGACCACCAGATCGGGACCACGCTCAAGCGCCACAGCCACACGACTGTCCGGCACTACGCCCTGTTCGATAAGCCAATGGGCCAGCTGATTGGCGGCTTGATTGAGGGTTTCGTAAGTGTAATGGCCTTCTGCCGTCGCCACCGCGATCGCATCGGGCGTCTGACGCGCCTGCGCTTCGAACAGCCCGTGTAGCAGCGCCGCCGACGGTATCATCAGGGACGCTTGGTTCGGCCACGTCAGCATGTGATGGCGTTCATCTGCTGACATAAGCGGCAGCGCACTCACCGAACGGTGCTCGTTCTCGACCATGCCTTCAAGCAGTACGCGCCAATAGCTCATCCAGCGCTCGACCGTCTCGCGCGTGAACAGTGAAGCGGCATAGTGCACTGCGCCTTCAAGCGCACCCTCTATAGGCGTCAGTTCTACAGAAAGATCGAAATGTGCGGCGATCTGGGGAGAAGGCCGCAACTCCATATTCAGCCCCGGCAGCATCAGTGACCGTTCTGGCGTATTGTGCAGCGCCAGCAGGGTTTGGAAGAGCGGGCTGTACGCGGTATCGCGCACCGGAGCGGTCGCCTCGACCACCTGCTCGAACGGCAGATCCGCATGCTGCTGCGCCGCTAGTGCCGTAGCACGCACCTGTGCCAACAGCGCCACCGTATCCATGTCATCGTCCAGCGTGACGCGCAGCGCTAGCGTATTGATGAACATGCCCATCAACGGTTCCAGCGCTTGATGCGACCGCCCGGCAATGGGCGTTCCGGTGACGATATCGGACTGCCCCGACAGCCGCCCCATCAGCACGGACCAACTGGCCAGCAGCGTCATGAACAGTGTGCAGCCATGGCGACGGCTCAACGCCTCCAGCGCCGCCACAAGCGAAGCATCGAACGTAACGTTCAGATGGCCGCCATCGAACTGCTGTACAGCAGGGCGAGAATAATCTGTAGGCAGCGTCAGGCAATCGGGCACCTGCGCCAGCTGCGCCTCCCAATACTGCTGCTGATGACTCAGAACGTCCCCGCTCAAATGCTCGCGCTGCCAGAGCGCGTAGTCACCAAGCTGAATGGGCAACACTGGCAGCGTTACCTGCTGCCCCGCCAGCGTCCCACGATAGAGTGCCCCCAGCTCCTGCAGGAATATGCCAATCGACCAGCCGTCAGCAATCACATGATGGAAGGCGATCTGCAGCACATGGTGTTGCGGTGCCAGCTGTACCAGACGCCCTTTCACCAACGGCCCGGTACTCAAATCGAATGACGGCATAAAATCAGGCAGCGCTTCAGCGCTCAACTGCATCAGTGGGAAACCAAGCTGATCATCACGGACGATCTGCACTGGCTGACCGCCCTGTTCCACGATGACGGTACGCAAACAGGCGTGACGCACCATCAGTACATCAAGGGCCTGCCGGAGCGCCTCGACGTTCAGCTCACCGCGCAGTACCAAGTCACCAGAAATGGTATAGGCCACCATCGCCGCATCGCTCATGCGACTCAGCAACCACAAGCGCTGCTGCGACAGCGATAGCGGTGCACGATCGCTATGGTGCGCCACGATAGGCGGCAACACGGTCGCACGTTGTCCCTCTAGAGCAGTCGCCAACGCCTGCAGAACCGGAGCATCAAACAATGTGCCCAGCGGTAGCGCTACCTGCAACGTGCTCTGTATACGCGACACCAACTGCACGGCCAACAGCGAATGACCACCGAGGGCGAAGAAGTCGTCATAACGTCCTACCCGTTCAACGCCCAATAGCGTTTGCCATATCTCGGCCAGCGTTTCCTCGATCGCGCCTTGCGGGGCTTCGTATGCCTGAGTCACCAGCGCTGACGCATCGGGGACTGGCAGTGCGCGCTCATCCAGCTTGCCATTGGCGGTCAACGGCAGCGCTTCAATCGTCACGACGGCGGACGGCAGCATGTAATCCGGCAACGTCTTAGCCAGATGCAAGCGCAGTTCGGCCACATCGGGCGCGTCTGCCACGGGCACCACATACGCCACCAGTGTTTTGTTCTGCTGCGCATCGTCACGCGCCACCACAACCGCCTCACGCACATCTGCGTGTTCGGCCAGTCGCGCGGCGATTTCACCCAGCTCGATACGGAAGCCCCGGATTTTGACCTGATGATCGTTGCGGCCCAGATAGTCCAGTGTGCCGTCAGCGTTCCAGCGCCCCACGTCCCCAGTACGGTACATGCGCGCGCCGCCGTCATCCGCAAACGGATCGGGCAGGAAACGTTCGGCGGTCAGTTGCGGGCGGTTCAAATAGCCGCGCGTTACCCCCGCACCACCTACGTACAACTCACCGACCACGCCGATCGGCACCGGCTCACCGGCGTCATCCAACAGATAGAGGCTCAAATCATTGAGCGGCTGACCAATCGGGCTGTGCCCGTGCAGCTCGGCATCGCGAGCGGTCAGCGCTTGGAAGGTAACGTGAACGGTGGTTTCGGTGATGCCGTACATATTGACCAGCTGCGTACGCTCGCCATTACGGGCGTACCACGGCTGTAGCGCCGCAGTATCAAGCGCTTCACCCCCGAAGACGATCCATTTCAGCGTGTGCTGCAACTCACCGTCCGGCAACGCCGCCACCAGCTGCCGGAAGGCACTCGGGGTCTGGTTGAGTACCGTGACCTGCTGATCGCACAGCAGCTGATAGAACGCATCGGGCGAACGCGCGGTCAGGGCCGGCACGACCACCAAACGGCCGCCGTAGGCCAGCGCGCCCCACAGTTCCCATACTGAGAAGTCAAACGCATAGGAGTGAAACAGCGTCCACACCCCGTCAGGGCCGAAAGCGAATGCCTCGTCGGTCGATGCCAGTAAGCGGGTAACGTTGCGGTGCTCGACCATCACACCTTTCGGCTGTCCGGTCGATCCAGAGGTATAGATAATGTAAGCCAAGTGACGCGGCGTCAGACCCAGCGCCGCCGGGGCGAGGTTCTCGGACGGCTGGCGCTGCCACGCCTCGTCATCCAGCAGCATGACGGTCAGCGCGTCATCAAGATCGCCCAGCAACGGCAGCAGATCACGAGTGGTAATCAGCACCTCAGGGGCACTGTCATCAAGGATATAGCGCAGGCGTTGCTGCGGATAATGAGGATCGAGCGGCACGTAGCTACCGCCCGCCTTGAGGGTCGCCAGAATCGCCAGCGGCAACGAGGTACCGCGCTCTAGGGCAATTGCCACCCGACTGTCGGGTGTCACGCCCTGAGTCACCAACGCATGCGCCAACCGGTTGGCCTGTGCATTCAACTGACCATAACTCACCGTATCGCCATCACAGCAGACCGCTACCGCTTCCGGGCGCTCTGCTGCTTGCTGTTCGAACAGCTCATGCAGACATAACGCACGGTCATGGTTTGCCCGCGTAGCGCCCAAATCGAGCACACTGAAACGCTCGTCTTCCGGCACGACCGGTAGCGACATTACTGCGCAGTCAGGGCTCTCCTGCAATGCCTTCGTCAACGCTGCCAATGCAGTCTGCATGTAGGCCGCAACGCGCGAAGCCTCGATGGGCGGCGCGCTCTTGACCGACAGTGTCAGATGCTCTGTATCGTCGTCGATACAGAGCACCAGCGGATAGTTAGTGTTTTCCTCTGCACTCAACACCTCAACACCATCCCACAGCGTCAGACCACCCTGCTGGGGATTGAGCGTAGTGTGACGATAGTTAAGCAGTGCGCTG harbors:
- a CDS encoding phosphopantetheine-binding protein, which produces MLRTNVGGEPQLAAYLQGDDIALAALQAYAMAHLPDYMVPSAWVVMTAFPMTRNGKVDRRALPEPDMQVAATAFEPPFDDEEQAMAMLWQRLLGVERIGRHDDFFALGGHSLLAVRVVADIQQTQQVEVPVAELFEHSTLAAFTERVVDISIAQFDLDELLNMTDVEAEGDDHE